The following proteins are co-located in the Chlorogloeopsis sp. ULAP01 genome:
- the gatB gene encoding Asp-tRNA(Asn)/Glu-tRNA(Gln) amidotransferase subunit GatB, with protein MTSATTVKTEYEAIIGLETHCQLSTKTKIFSTSSTEFGADPNTNIDPVCMGLPGVLPVLNEKVLEYAVKAGLALNCQIARYSKFDRKQYFYPDLPKNYQISQYDLPIAEHGFLEIELVDKDGNPIRKKIGITRLHMEEDAGKLVHAGSDRLSGSAYSLVDYNRAGVPLVEIVSEPDLRSGQEAAEYVQELRRIMRYLGVSDGNMQEGSLRCDVNISVRPVGQKEFGTKVEIKNMNSFNAIQKAIEYEIERQIAAVEAGERIFQETRLWEEGSQRTISMRSKEGSSDYRYFPEPDLAPIEVSDAQLEEWRTQLPELPASKRHRYEGELGLSAYDARVLTEERATAEYFEATIAAGANPKAAANWITQDIAAYLNKNKLNITELALTPANLADVIVRIEKGKITNAKAKQKLADLLAGTSPDELFKGEEPISDPSVLEPIVDEVIAANPKEVEKYRSGKTNVKGFFVGQVLKKTGGRADPKLTNELVDQKLNS; from the coding sequence ATGACTTCTGCTACGACTGTAAAAACTGAGTACGAAGCAATTATTGGTTTAGAAACCCATTGTCAGCTAAGTACTAAAACTAAAATTTTCTCTACTAGCTCTACAGAGTTCGGGGCTGACCCCAATACTAACATCGATCCGGTGTGTATGGGTTTGCCTGGGGTGTTGCCCGTACTGAACGAAAAGGTTTTAGAATATGCCGTGAAAGCCGGTTTAGCCCTAAATTGTCAAATCGCCAGATATAGTAAGTTTGATCGCAAGCAGTATTTTTATCCCGATCTCCCTAAAAATTATCAAATTTCGCAGTACGATTTGCCCATAGCCGAACACGGCTTCTTGGAAATTGAGTTAGTCGATAAAGATGGCAATCCTATTCGCAAGAAGATTGGGATCACTCGTCTGCACATGGAGGAGGATGCAGGCAAGCTGGTACACGCAGGTAGCGATCGCCTGTCGGGTTCTGCCTATTCTCTGGTAGACTACAATCGAGCTGGTGTGCCGCTAGTGGAAATTGTTTCAGAACCAGATTTGCGTTCTGGGCAAGAAGCTGCTGAATACGTCCAAGAATTACGCCGGATTATGCGTTATCTCGGTGTTAGTGATGGGAATATGCAAGAAGGTTCCCTGCGCTGTGATGTTAATATTTCCGTGCGCCCGGTTGGACAAAAAGAGTTCGGCACGAAGGTAGAAATTAAAAATATGAACTCTTTCAACGCCATCCAAAAGGCGATTGAATACGAAATCGAGCGGCAAATTGCAGCTGTAGAAGCTGGTGAACGTATTTTTCAAGAAACTCGTCTCTGGGAAGAAGGTTCGCAACGTACAATCAGTATGCGCAGCAAGGAAGGCTCTAGCGATTACCGCTACTTCCCGGAACCAGATTTAGCACCGATTGAGGTGTCAGATGCACAGCTAGAAGAGTGGCGCACTCAATTGCCAGAACTGCCAGCCTCCAAACGCCATCGCTATGAAGGTGAACTAGGGCTTTCAGCATATGATGCGCGAGTGTTGACAGAGGAACGAGCTACTGCCGAATATTTTGAAGCAACAATTGCAGCTGGTGCCAACCCCAAAGCAGCTGCTAACTGGATTACTCAGGATATTGCTGCCTACCTTAACAAAAACAAACTTAACATCACCGAACTTGCCTTAACTCCTGCTAATCTCGCTGATGTGATTGTACGAATTGAAAAAGGTAAAATCACTAACGCCAAAGCCAAACAGAAGTTGGCGGATTTATTGGCAGGAACTTCTCCTGACGAATTATTTAAAGGCGAAGAACCAATTTCCGATCCAAGCGTGCTTGAACCGATTGTTGATGAAGTCATAGCCGCAAATCCCAAAGAAGTAGAAAAGTATCGCAGTGGCAAAACCAATGTCAAAGGCTTCTTTGTCGGACAGGTTCTGAAAAAAACAGGTGGGCGTGCCGATCCAAAGCTAACTAACGAACTCGTAGATCAAAAGCTGAATAGCTAG
- a CDS encoding pyroglutamyl-peptidase I encodes MRALITGFEPNDDGLNASELVVLSLCDNPTQELSQYIDDIDFKIMPGNTNILGQVVDETLKAVAPDICIGVGQARGYNRIALERMAKNLRYFVTLDKAGNAPKGEPIVSNAPVAYWHSLLEQDNLVTLLESHNIPAKVSNDCGTHLCNQVFYHFLHWKETYKLDMKVGFVHIPILPEQVIKYWAESAFMPMEMTRKALSLIIDQQIQSVTSSPYAV; translated from the coding sequence ATGAGAGCGTTAATAACGGGCTTTGAGCCGAATGATGATGGTTTGAATGCGTCAGAATTGGTTGTCCTTTCGCTGTGTGATAATCCTACTCAAGAGCTTAGTCAGTACATTGATGACATTGACTTCAAAATTATGCCTGGTAATACCAACATCCTTGGGCAGGTAGTAGATGAAACCCTCAAAGCAGTTGCACCCGATATTTGCATTGGGGTTGGTCAAGCACGAGGATATAACAGAATTGCTCTTGAGCGAATGGCAAAGAATTTAAGATACTTCGTGACCTTAGATAAGGCAGGTAATGCACCCAAGGGAGAACCAATTGTTTCCAATGCTCCTGTAGCCTACTGGCATTCTTTGCTAGAGCAAGATAATTTAGTTACACTGCTGGAGAGCCACAATATCCCAGCCAAAGTTTCAAATGATTGTGGAACTCATTTGTGCAATCAAGTTTTTTATCACTTTCTCCACTGGAAGGAGACTTATAAACTTGATATGAAGGTTGGTTTTGTTCACATTCCAATATTGCCTGAGCAAGTTATTAAGTACTGGGCGGAGTCAGCATTTATGCCGATGGAGATGACCCGTAAAGCTCTATCGCTAATCATCGATCAGCAAATTCAGTCTGTTACTTCAAGTCCATACGCTGTCTAA
- a CDS encoding WG repeat-containing protein — MQPKFDKVDSFYEQRSAVQIEDKWGFIDTHGNFIIEPHFEKASRFFEG, encoded by the coding sequence ATTCAACCAAAGTTTGATAAGGTTGATAGTTTTTATGAACAGCGATCGGCTGTGCAGATTGAAGACAAATGGGGTTTTATTGACACTCATGGCAATTTCATAATTGAGCCTCATTTTGAAAAGGCTTCTCGATTTTTTGAGGGGTGA
- a CDS encoding pentapeptide repeat-containing protein, whose protein sequence is MDAEEFLSRLEAGDTDFSQIDLSGAILSEVDLSCINLRGSDLSAAILCKAKLYGADLREVNFSGADLRGADLRVTRMEEANFENANLIDADWRNAEKYGAYFCNTVMPDGELITDPNEYE, encoded by the coding sequence ATGGATGCTGAAGAATTTTTAAGCCGCTTAGAGGCTGGTGATACTGATTTCTCGCAAATTGATCTAAGTGGGGCAATTTTGAGCGAGGTAGACCTGTCATGCATCAATCTACGTGGATCTGACTTAAGTGCTGCAATCCTTTGTAAGGCGAAGTTATATGGTGCAGATTTAAGAGAGGTAAATTTCAGTGGTGCAGATTTGAGGGGGGCAGACCTAAGAGTTACTCGTATGGAGGAAGCCAATTTTGAAAATGCTAATCTAATAGACGCTGATTGGCGCAATGCAGAAAAATATGGAGCTTATTTTTGCAATACTGTCATGCCAGATGGTGAACTCATAACTGACCCAAACGAGTATGAATAA
- a CDS encoding transcriptional regulator, which translates to MEIRPIRTQTDYQEALREIESLFDAAENTPEYDRLDILSTLTEAYEKTHFPIELPDPIEAIQYYMDARSWSRRDLETCLGSRARVSEILSRKRTLTLEMIRKLNQELRIPAEILIQPYEPVQVSA; encoded by the coding sequence ATGGAAATACGCCCAATTAGAACTCAAACTGACTATCAAGAAGCTCTTCGAGAGATTGAGTCGCTGTTTGATGCTGCTGAGAATACGCCTGAGTACGATCGGCTAGACATCCTTAGTACCCTCACAGAAGCTTACGAGAAAACACATTTTCCGATTGAACTACCTGATCCGATCGAGGCAATTCAGTACTACATGGATGCTCGTAGTTGGTCTCGTCGTGATTTGGAGACATGTCTGGGCAGTCGAGCAAGAGTGTCTGAGATCTTGTCTCGCAAACGTACCTTGACGTTGGAAATGATTCGGAAGTTGAATCAAGAATTAAGGATCCCGGCTGAAATTCTTATTCAGCCCTATGAGCCAGTACAGGTCTCTGCCTAA
- a CDS encoding mechanosensitive ion channel domain-containing protein encodes MNIVFTLAGIAGIIASFVLLNGLVQFSTKVLAATWFRHHASKITNVRQNATVVLLVACIALCVLVTGVNGVLIFQGKSVSALYLNLLGSIPRQFWIQLAIALFKCISLLLLVKFSLPYLLKALDRACVLAQNSDQITANDESVQVFFSTLKKVSANGIWLLALLFCVDFLQLPDIVIKFLRVGLKAYLAVSLGRLIIKLLSVMIDTLDALSLRFSSSENVLRHYERFRHLVPALKKALEYILYVAIATLVIQDIDSIAWITTYSDEIVQIIGLYFLCGVFIEISNIILEDLVLKTDHLTDLQRQRRLTIIPLFKSVLKYVTYFTGGIIVLNLVGINPAPILAGAGIVGLAVGFGAQNLINDIVCGFFILFENYYLVGDYIEAGKEEERVVEGEVEAIELRTTHIRHPDGQLQIIRNGDIGSIVNYSKHYTYAKVDVPVPPGLELEQVYQLITRVGEHLNNECLDVLEATQIEGLESFDAENLVIRTVTRVKPGKHLRIQRLLRSKLKTAFDQQLAKKIRPG; translated from the coding sequence GTGAACATAGTTTTTACCCTTGCGGGAATTGCCGGGATTATTGCCAGCTTTGTATTGCTGAACGGCTTGGTTCAGTTCAGCACCAAGGTTCTGGCAGCAACCTGGTTCCGGCATCACGCCTCGAAGATTACCAATGTTCGGCAAAATGCCACTGTGGTGTTGTTAGTCGCCTGCATTGCCCTGTGTGTGTTGGTGACTGGGGTGAACGGAGTACTGATTTTTCAGGGTAAAAGCGTCTCGGCTTTGTATTTGAATCTGCTAGGCAGCATTCCCCGCCAGTTTTGGATTCAGCTTGCAATCGCACTCTTCAAGTGCATTAGCTTACTGCTACTGGTCAAGTTCAGCCTGCCCTATCTGCTTAAAGCGCTAGATCGGGCCTGTGTACTGGCTCAAAATTCAGACCAAATCACCGCTAACGACGAAAGCGTTCAGGTATTTTTCAGCACCCTTAAGAAGGTTTCAGCAAATGGAATCTGGCTGCTGGCATTGCTTTTTTGCGTTGATTTTCTACAGTTACCCGATATTGTCATTAAATTTCTCAGAGTTGGCCTCAAAGCTTATCTGGCGGTTTCCCTGGGGCGGTTGATTATCAAACTGCTGTCGGTAATGATCGATACTCTAGATGCCTTAAGTCTACGATTTTCCAGTTCTGAAAATGTGTTGCGTCACTATGAGCGCTTTCGTCACTTAGTGCCAGCCTTAAAAAAGGCGCTGGAATATATTTTGTATGTTGCGATCGCCACCCTAGTAATTCAGGATATCGACTCTATCGCCTGGATTACGACCTACTCTGATGAAATTGTTCAAATTATTGGTCTGTATTTTTTATGTGGCGTGTTCATAGAAATCTCCAATATTATCCTTGAAGATTTAGTCCTTAAAACCGATCACCTTACAGATTTACAGCGACAGCGACGCCTGACCATCATTCCCCTCTTCAAAAGCGTCTTAAAATACGTGACCTATTTTACGGGTGGAATTATTGTACTCAATCTGGTCGGCATTAATCCGGCTCCCATTCTGGCTGGGGCTGGCATTGTTGGCCTGGCGGTAGGATTTGGGGCACAAAACTTGATTAACGACATTGTTTGCGGATTCTTTATTTTGTTTGAAAACTACTATCTGGTAGGAGATTACATCGAGGCCGGTAAAGAAGAAGAACGAGTTGTAGAAGGGGAAGTCGAGGCCATCGAACTCCGAACGACTCACATTCGTCATCCCGATGGACAATTGCAGATTATTCGCAATGGCGACATTGGCTCAATCGTGAACTACTCTAAACACTATACCTACGCCAAGGTCGATGTTCCAGTTCCTCCAGGACTTGAATTAGAGCAGGTTTATCAACTGATAACCAGGGTCGGCGAGCACCTTAATAATGAATGTTTAGATGTCTTGGAAGCGACTCAAATTGAGGGGCTTGAAAGCTTTGACGCGGAGAATTTAGTGATTCGCACCGTGACCCGAGTAAAACCCGGTAAGCACCTCCGTATTCAAAGGCTGTTGCGTAGCAAGCTCAAAACTGCCTTTGATCAACAGCTTGCCAAAAAAATCCGACCAGGTTAG
- the hpsO gene encoding hormogonium polysaccharide biosynthesis glycosyltransferase HpsO, whose translation MKILVASHTYIVDLNCEKLRALSQLESDIEVTVVVPKRWQPGGVQNRKIETQYRDEGEFRIVPISNFSQNHQGLLSFGFELISLMRQFRPQIIQVEQGSRSIAYAQMITLNKLLGLKAKNIFFTWWNLPYELNFPIDLLEKYNLQNSHGIISGNQDGAEILRQRGFQGSITVMPQLGVDESVFKPQSRPELAKELGIQLDEFVVGFVGRFVQEKGLLTLLDALELLPDKPWKLLLLGRGVLKSELINKATEKKIKDKIIFRESVPHEQVAQYINVMNTLILPSETTYQFKTISSVGWKEQFGHVLIEAMACQVPVIGSNSGEIPYVIENAGLVFPEGDAKALADCIVQLIEKPDLAQNLGQMGYQKVMAQYTNKALAKQQLEFYQKLVNG comes from the coding sequence ATGAAAATACTAGTAGCAAGTCATACTTATATTGTAGATTTAAACTGTGAAAAATTACGTGCTTTATCTCAATTAGAATCTGACATTGAAGTAACGGTTGTAGTACCAAAACGCTGGCAGCCAGGAGGCGTACAAAATAGAAAAATTGAAACACAGTATCGTGATGAAGGAGAATTTCGTATTGTACCCATTTCTAATTTCAGCCAAAATCACCAAGGATTATTATCATTCGGTTTTGAATTGATATCTTTAATGCGCCAGTTTCGTCCCCAAATTATTCAAGTCGAACAAGGTTCTAGAAGCATTGCCTATGCTCAAATGATTACTCTGAATAAATTATTAGGACTAAAAGCTAAAAATATATTTTTTACTTGGTGGAATCTTCCATACGAACTAAATTTTCCTATTGATTTACTAGAAAAATACAATCTACAAAATAGCCACGGTATTATTTCGGGTAATCAAGATGGCGCGGAAATATTAAGGCAAAGAGGATTTCAAGGTTCGATCACAGTAATGCCACAATTGGGAGTTGATGAAAGTGTATTTAAACCTCAATCGCGACCAGAGTTAGCGAAAGAATTAGGCATTCAATTAGATGAGTTTGTTGTAGGATTTGTCGGAAGATTTGTACAAGAAAAGGGATTATTAACACTTTTAGATGCTTTAGAACTTTTACCAGATAAACCTTGGAAATTACTACTGTTGGGACGTGGTGTATTAAAATCAGAATTAATCAATAAGGCTACAGAAAAAAAGATTAAAGACAAAATAATTTTCAGAGAAAGTGTTCCCCATGAGCAAGTTGCTCAATATATCAATGTTATGAACACCTTGATATTACCATCAGAAACAACATACCAATTTAAGACTATAAGTTCCGTTGGTTGGAAAGAACAATTTGGCCATGTTCTAATTGAGGCAATGGCTTGCCAAGTTCCTGTAATTGGATCTAATTCTGGTGAAATTCCCTATGTAATTGAAAATGCTGGTTTGGTATTTCCAGAAGGGGATGCTAAAGCGCTTGCAGATTGTATAGTTCAATTAATAGAAAAGCCTGATTTAGCTCAGAATTTAGGTCAAATGGGTTATCAAAAAGTCATGGCACAGTATACAAATAAAGCGTTGGCAAAACAGCAATTAGAGTTTTATCAAAAATTAGTTAATGGTTAG
- a CDS encoding DUF4440 domain-containing protein: MSFTLSKEDRTILTRLEEDMWREVTRFDQTFQEQRFAADFFEFGRSGRVYTRDQIIRLDPQPIHAVLPLPNLAIRLLDKNTAHVTYNSQVEYDGIIEYARRSSIWSRTESGWVMRFHQGTPYQP; the protein is encoded by the coding sequence ATGTCTTTCACACTCTCTAAAGAAGACCGCACGATTCTGACTCGCCTCGAAGAAGATATGTGGCGGGAGGTCACACGCTTTGATCAAACCTTTCAGGAACAACGGTTCGCTGCCGATTTTTTTGAGTTCGGTCGATCGGGACGAGTTTACACCCGCGATCAGATCATTCGCCTAGACCCGCAGCCAATCCACGCAGTGCTTCCTCTGCCGAATCTTGCCATTCGCCTGCTTGACAAGAATACAGCGCATGTTACCTATAACAGTCAGGTTGAATACGATGGCATCATAGAGTACGCAAGACGAAGCTCTATCTGGTCACGCACGGAGAGTGGTTGGGTCATGCGCTTTCATCAAGGCACACCATACCAGCCATAA
- a CDS encoding WG repeat-containing protein produces MPVYIDDNFSLLGEIFFGEQPKKWGFMDTRGKLTIPMKYDSVIPFSECLTTVWIKGKTGVINTSGKMVIELKYNYINSFVNGVALVQLNKKYGYIDKNGQILIEPKFYKARDFSEELAPVKIEENSKFGYINTSGKMVIEPQFDEAYSFINGLAKVMLNNKSGYIDRTGKIVWLSAIKF; encoded by the coding sequence GTGCCTGTATATATTGACGATAATTTTTCGCTACTTGGAGAGATTTTCTTTGGAGAACAACCTAAAAAATGGGGTTTCATGGATACAAGAGGCAAGCTAACTATCCCAATGAAATATGATAGTGTTATACCTTTTTCTGAATGTTTAACTACTGTTTGGATTAAAGGTAAGACTGGCGTAATCAATACCTCTGGAAAGATGGTAATTGAACTAAAGTATAATTATATCAACTCTTTTGTTAATGGAGTTGCTCTTGTCCAATTAAATAAAAAGTATGGATATATAGATAAAAATGGTCAGATATTAATTGAACCAAAGTTCTATAAAGCACGTGACTTCTCGGAAGAATTAGCACCAGTCAAAATAGAAGAAAATAGTAAATTTGGCTACATAAATACATCGGGAAAGATGGTTATCGAACCACAGTTTGATGAGGCTTATTCTTTTATCAACGGTTTGGCAAAGGTAATGTTAAATAATAAATCTGGTTATATTGACCGAACAGGAAAAATTGTGTGGTTATCTGCAATTAAGTTTTAG
- the hpsL gene encoding hormogonium polysaccharide biosynthesis protein HpsL: MPKTKSKSHKSKKTKKQQSQETPTLSLKERLAQKRKSAQARKEFTSLLTTAVGGSLFLGFLIFLVAGIKAAVPVVMGIIVMSFSYKYPRQALFAFIIYVPIGGTITYYIGNSPILQLAKDSFYIPALVSIWQTCCKKGQPLLIPQNIKTPLYILLGLCMLTLLFVNGSQQFNPPPPGLFKNAPKEFPLGMGILGLKVFLGYLPLISCTYYLIRNKRDFLLISRLQVVLILVCCILGFIQYLLLLTGICQGTRDAVGADLFRASIEARCFFGGSLVYSPSQGMIRLPGTFVAPWQWAWFLISSTFFTFATAFSDPSIIWRIVSLVSTALVFVNAVISGQRIALALVPTCFVLLLLLTGQIRNFKRFIPIFVGLALILGIAIVTNPTVVQERTDSFIARWNASPPYDFILQQFEENWKNVDGILGSGLGRATNSARSMGQTKLVETYYPKVLYEVGIFGLLGFLGLVTTLTAICYRTYRPIKNRNFRSYGAAMWVFILFISYNTYYYPLDVDPVAVYYWFAAGVLLKLPAIDKMERLQQKEEGEKETRRHGDAESGRQGE, translated from the coding sequence ATGCCGAAAACCAAATCGAAATCTCACAAAAGTAAAAAAACAAAAAAGCAACAGAGTCAGGAAACTCCTACCCTTAGCCTGAAAGAACGTCTAGCCCAGAAACGCAAATCTGCACAGGCACGTAAAGAATTTACCAGTCTCCTCACTACTGCCGTTGGTGGCAGTTTATTCCTTGGCTTTCTGATTTTTTTAGTAGCTGGAATTAAGGCAGCAGTTCCAGTAGTGATGGGAATTATCGTGATGTCTTTTTCCTACAAATATCCCCGACAAGCTCTGTTTGCTTTCATCATTTATGTACCAATTGGGGGAACAATCACTTACTACATCGGTAATAGTCCGATATTGCAATTAGCTAAAGACTCCTTCTACATTCCCGCACTAGTAAGTATTTGGCAGACTTGCTGCAAAAAGGGACAGCCGTTATTGATTCCCCAAAATATTAAAACCCCCCTATATATTTTATTAGGCTTATGTATGCTCACACTGCTGTTTGTGAATGGTTCGCAGCAGTTCAATCCGCCTCCTCCTGGGCTATTTAAAAATGCACCTAAAGAATTTCCGCTCGGCATGGGAATTCTGGGTTTAAAAGTATTTTTAGGCTATTTACCTTTAATTAGTTGTACTTACTATTTGATTCGTAATAAGCGTGATTTTTTATTAATTTCACGCTTGCAGGTAGTGCTGATACTTGTTTGCTGTATTCTAGGATTTATTCAATATCTGCTGTTGCTAACTGGGATCTGTCAAGGTACTAGAGATGCTGTCGGAGCAGATTTATTTAGAGCCTCAATCGAAGCGCGGTGCTTTTTTGGTGGTTCACTCGTTTATAGTCCTAGCCAGGGAATGATTCGGTTACCAGGAACTTTTGTTGCTCCTTGGCAATGGGCATGGTTCTTAATTTCCAGCACTTTTTTTACTTTTGCTACAGCTTTTAGTGACCCATCTATAATTTGGCGGATTGTCAGTTTAGTTTCAACAGCATTAGTATTTGTTAATGCAGTTATTTCTGGACAGAGAATAGCATTAGCTTTAGTACCGACTTGCTTTGTACTATTGCTATTATTGACAGGACAAATTCGCAATTTCAAACGATTTATTCCAATATTTGTCGGACTTGCTCTGATTCTGGGAATAGCGATTGTAACTAACCCCACTGTTGTTCAAGAAAGAACCGACAGTTTTATTGCTCGTTGGAATGCTTCGCCTCCTTACGACTTTATCCTCCAGCAATTTGAGGAAAATTGGAAAAACGTAGATGGAATTTTAGGAAGTGGGTTAGGACGTGCGACAAATTCTGCTCGTTCTATGGGTCAAACTAAGTTAGTGGAAACTTACTATCCTAAGGTTCTGTATGAAGTAGGAATATTTGGATTACTGGGATTTTTAGGTTTGGTAACTACCTTAACAGCTATTTGCTACCGCACATATCGTCCCATAAAAAACCGTAATTTCCGCAGTTACGGCGCTGCTATGTGGGTGTTTATACTTTTTATTAGTTACAACACTTACTACTATCCTCTCGATGTCGATCCGGTGGCTGTCTATTATTGGTTTGCTGCTGGAGTGCTTTTAAAGTTACCAGCCATAGACAAAATGGAAAGATTGCAACAGAAGGAGGAGGGGGAGAAGGAGACACGGAGACACGGAGACGCGGAGAGTGGGAGACAAGGGGAGTAA
- the hpsN gene encoding hormogonium polysaccharide biosynthesis glycosyltransferase HpsN, protein MNFPLLSVIIPTYGREEALRDSLIDVLKQDYPNFEVLVVDQTPKHQPEIEVFLLEQTTAGKIKWFRLNWASLPGARNYAVRRAKGEIILFLDDDIKLNPGFLAAHAKNYLEKPEIGAIAGRVFDRMKMADAAQGKTQSDVASNTIEYLPPQAMDPGIAWYYIDFVHTVKPQEVLTARGCNMSFRREVFTKYGLRFDERFRGSAVREESDFCLRLRQTGYKIWYDPEAYLVHLGEETGGCHDIDMRSLQYQLTFYHNHFLMGLKNLTTSQVLRLYARLFDCHVLGRPPCHKSGSPIKIFMRAIFYILGFLKALSTVIQSPWNDGQIYTRIDKQIESV, encoded by the coding sequence ATGAATTTTCCTTTATTGTCGGTAATTATTCCGACTTATGGTCGTGAAGAAGCATTGCGAGATAGTCTGATAGATGTACTGAAGCAAGACTATCCAAATTTTGAAGTTTTAGTAGTAGATCAAACTCCAAAACATCAGCCAGAAATTGAAGTTTTTTTGCTAGAACAAACAACAGCAGGCAAAATAAAATGGTTCCGCCTCAATTGGGCAAGTTTACCAGGAGCGCGGAATTATGCGGTGCGACGGGCAAAGGGTGAGATAATTTTATTTCTTGACGATGATATTAAGTTAAATCCGGGGTTTTTAGCAGCTCATGCCAAAAATTATTTAGAAAAACCAGAGATAGGAGCGATCGCCGGACGAGTTTTTGACAGAATGAAAATGGCTGATGCTGCCCAGGGTAAAACGCAGTCAGATGTAGCCTCTAATACTATCGAATATCTGCCTCCCCAAGCAATGGATCCTGGAATTGCTTGGTACTACATTGATTTTGTACATACTGTAAAACCCCAGGAAGTTCTGACAGCAAGGGGTTGCAATATGTCGTTTCGCCGTGAAGTATTTACTAAGTACGGGCTGCGGTTTGATGAAAGATTTCGTGGTAGTGCAGTGCGAGAAGAGTCTGATTTTTGTTTGCGGCTGCGGCAAACCGGATATAAGATTTGGTACGATCCTGAGGCTTATTTGGTGCATTTAGGAGAAGAAACGGGGGGTTGCCATGATATTGATATGCGATCGCTCCAATATCAACTTACCTTCTACCACAATCATTTTTTAATGGGGTTGAAAAACCTTACTACTAGCCAAGTTTTACGCCTCTACGCCCGTTTATTTGATTGTCATGTTCTCGGACGCCCCCCTTGCCACAAAAGCGGTTCTCCAATCAAAATCTTTATGCGCGCTATTTTCTACATTTTGGGCTTTCTCAAAGCTTTAAGTACTGTCATCCAGTCACCCTGGAATGATGGACAAATATACACTCGCATTGATAAGCAAATTGAATCAGTTTAA